A DNA window from Shewanella baltica contains the following coding sequences:
- a CDS encoding NAD(P)H-quinone oxidoreductase: protein MSALPSEYTHIHVEQPGAPEVMQLSRSPLPVPAAGQVLIRVHAAGVNGPDVKQRVGAYPPPPGASPIIGLEVAGDICALGEGVSQWQIGDKVCALVPGGGYGEYALTYAAHCLPIPTGFSYVQAAALPETFFTVWGNLFMRAGLKAGETVLIHGGSGGIGSTAIQLASALGSKVIATTGQDEKRDYCLSLGAAEVINYRTQNFVEPVMALTQDKGVNVVFDIAGGDFINLDLQALAMDGRMVSVAMQRGPKAEVEIFRLMAKRIMWTGSTLRPQSVEAKAAIAAELFEKVWPLLNAHKIVPNIFATFPLGEAAKAHALMESGEHRGKVVLTVI, encoded by the coding sequence ATGTCAGCTTTACCAAGCGAATACACCCATATCCATGTTGAGCAACCCGGGGCGCCCGAGGTGATGCAGCTATCGCGCTCGCCTTTGCCTGTGCCAGCGGCTGGCCAAGTGTTGATCCGCGTGCATGCAGCAGGAGTGAATGGCCCCGATGTCAAACAAAGGGTAGGCGCTTATCCACCACCACCGGGTGCATCACCGATTATTGGGCTTGAAGTCGCGGGTGATATTTGTGCCCTCGGTGAAGGCGTGAGCCAATGGCAAATCGGCGACAAGGTTTGCGCCTTAGTTCCGGGCGGGGGTTATGGCGAGTATGCGCTCACCTATGCTGCCCACTGTTTGCCTATCCCAACGGGCTTTAGTTATGTGCAGGCCGCTGCATTGCCAGAAACCTTCTTCACCGTATGGGGCAATCTGTTTATGCGTGCGGGACTGAAAGCGGGCGAGACTGTGCTGATCCACGGCGGCTCGGGTGGTATCGGCAGTACGGCCATTCAACTTGCCAGCGCCTTAGGTTCAAAAGTCATTGCCACGACGGGGCAAGATGAGAAGCGCGATTATTGCTTGAGCCTTGGCGCCGCTGAAGTCATCAATTATCGCACCCAAAACTTTGTTGAGCCTGTCATGGCACTCACCCAAGATAAGGGCGTGAACGTGGTCTTTGATATCGCTGGTGGCGATTTTATTAACCTCGATTTACAAGCCTTAGCGATGGACGGCCGTATGGTGTCGGTGGCGATGCAGCGTGGCCCTAAGGCCGAGGTCGAGATTTTCCGTCTGATGGCAAAACGTATTATGTGGACAGGGTCGACTTTAAGGCCGCAAAGCGTGGAGGCTAAAGCCGCTATTGCCGCCGAATTATTTGAGAAAGTCTGGCCGCTGTTAAACGCCCATAAAATTGTGCCCAATATTTTTGCGACCTTCCCATTAGGCGAAGCCGCGAAAGCCCATGCGTTGATGGAGTCGGGTGAGCACAGGGGCAAGGTGGTACTGACGGTCATTTAG
- a CDS encoding M9 family metallopeptidase, with product MKNTLLFAAISLAFATPALAHDTHTSHPLGSNTPSNPQAQPAPRPPSAPISQIESHRPLLRETPLMASPNEPTMTEQTMTEPPKMHSRKKREVSEQPPLKLQSRSAALQSNDCSDFVGKSGQALVDQLSQSTPECVGKLYSLKGSAATALFSEANVISVANAIATKAKDYTGVDVQHLESHIYFVRAALYVQFYSPNDVPAYSSAAKASLKSALNALFANAAIWTVSDDNAGVLKEALILIDSAELGADFNHVTIKVLTDYDANWQASFAMNAAANSVFTTLFRAQWNDGMQALFARDQGILDALNNFQLEHRDLLGTNAEYLLVNSVKELSRLYYIDAMRPRVTQLVKNILSSTSKTEPSKVLWYAAAEMADYYDRSHCNDYNICGFKAQLEADTLPFNWKCSDSLKIRAQDLYQDQAKWACDVLTSQESYFHSKLETGMQPVGQDNNDDLELVIFGSSSEYKSLANSIFGINTDNGGMYLEGSPAGLKNQARFIAYEAEWRTPDFHVWNLQHEYVHYLDGRYNLFGDFSRGTSANTIWWIEGLAEYISYRDANTAAIAMGETGEFMLSTIFKNNYESGQDRIYRWGYLAVRFMFEHHRDDVRQILAYLRNDQYAEYQTFMDGIGTRYDNEWQGWLASGLSTANDGIVDKGPSDVDAEPSGREGNWAGPAGTISKDYSPCQVTNEAYRYTESASLKINVPMECIDSKLGRASFSFTNTDRSAQDLWIKIGGGWGDADIYFNSKSWASPEQNQGAGIGNGNYQVIKVQLNPDEYWHYITLSGDFGGVDMQVSTTELFADVDPDLRDGGVDPEPPANCGAITLDYGQLTLGKNECISGGRNSFYFWVEEDNTQFTVTTKGGSGDANLYFNASEWADADNADAKSTQVGNQESLSFSANRGWRYITVDTATEFSGVTLTLNTGASNTPTPALIANACATQSPLSHGELSSGKAICTTDGRSDYYLWVPEGTSQLSINSAHGSGDVSLFSGTTWANAQHFDAASVTPANTQESITVDAPSLGWYYITVQSEPQSSGVALQVDLR from the coding sequence ATGAAAAACACACTGCTCTTCGCAGCTATTAGCTTAGCTTTTGCGACTCCCGCTCTCGCCCATGACACTCATACGAGTCACCCATTAGGCAGCAACACACCCAGCAATCCACAAGCGCAACCGGCACCACGACCACCCTCGGCGCCCATTAGCCAAATAGAATCCCATAGACCGCTACTGCGGGAGACGCCATTGATGGCATCCCCGAATGAGCCAACTATGACAGAACAGACAATGACAGAACCGCCTAAGATGCATTCACGCAAGAAGCGAGAAGTATCTGAGCAACCGCCACTTAAGTTACAGAGTCGCAGCGCCGCACTGCAGAGCAATGACTGCAGTGACTTTGTCGGTAAATCGGGCCAAGCCCTAGTGGATCAATTGAGCCAATCGACACCCGAGTGCGTCGGTAAGCTCTATAGCCTCAAAGGCAGTGCTGCGACCGCGCTGTTTAGCGAGGCCAATGTGATCAGTGTCGCCAACGCCATTGCCACTAAAGCCAAGGACTACACTGGGGTCGATGTTCAGCATCTTGAATCGCATATCTATTTTGTCCGCGCTGCCCTCTATGTGCAGTTTTACAGCCCAAATGATGTACCCGCTTACAGCAGCGCCGCTAAGGCCAGCTTAAAATCGGCCCTCAACGCTTTATTTGCGAACGCTGCGATTTGGACTGTTTCCGATGACAATGCTGGCGTGTTGAAAGAAGCCTTAATCCTGATTGACTCTGCCGAGCTCGGCGCCGATTTTAATCATGTCACCATAAAAGTGCTAACGGACTACGACGCTAACTGGCAAGCCAGTTTCGCCATGAACGCCGCAGCCAACTCAGTGTTTACCACCTTATTCCGCGCCCAGTGGAATGATGGCATGCAGGCACTATTCGCTCGTGACCAAGGCATTTTAGATGCGCTGAATAACTTCCAACTCGAACATCGTGACTTGTTAGGCACCAATGCAGAGTATCTGTTAGTCAACTCAGTCAAAGAGTTATCTAGACTGTATTACATTGATGCCATGCGCCCGCGAGTGACTCAGCTAGTTAAAAACATCCTCAGCAGCACCAGCAAAACCGAACCGAGCAAAGTGCTTTGGTACGCGGCGGCAGAAATGGCCGACTATTACGATCGTAGCCATTGTAACGATTACAATATCTGTGGCTTTAAGGCGCAGCTAGAGGCCGATACCCTACCTTTCAACTGGAAATGCTCCGACAGCCTTAAGATCCGCGCCCAAGATCTCTATCAAGATCAAGCCAAGTGGGCCTGTGATGTGCTGACCAGCCAAGAAAGCTATTTCCACAGTAAGCTCGAAACAGGCATGCAACCTGTAGGGCAAGATAACAACGATGATTTAGAGCTAGTGATATTTGGCAGCTCGTCTGAATACAAATCCTTAGCGAACAGTATCTTTGGCATCAATACCGACAACGGCGGCATGTACCTTGAAGGCTCGCCCGCCGGACTCAAAAATCAGGCGCGTTTTATCGCCTATGAAGCCGAATGGCGCACGCCGGATTTCCATGTCTGGAACCTGCAACACGAATATGTGCACTACCTCGACGGGCGCTACAACCTGTTTGGTGACTTTAGTCGCGGCACGTCGGCCAATACCATTTGGTGGATTGAAGGCCTAGCGGAATACATTTCTTACCGTGACGCCAATACCGCGGCGATTGCCATGGGCGAAACCGGTGAGTTTATGTTGTCGACCATATTCAAAAACAACTATGAATCGGGCCAAGACCGTATCTACCGTTGGGGTTATCTGGCGGTGCGCTTTATGTTTGAGCATCACAGGGACGATGTAAGACAGATTCTCGCCTACCTACGTAACGACCAATACGCGGAATATCAAACCTTTATGGATGGTATTGGCACACGTTACGACAACGAGTGGCAAGGTTGGCTCGCCAGCGGCTTGAGCACGGCTAACGATGGCATTGTCGATAAAGGCCCAAGTGATGTCGATGCCGAGCCCAGTGGCCGTGAAGGTAACTGGGCTGGTCCTGCGGGCACTATCAGTAAGGATTACTCGCCTTGCCAAGTGACGAACGAAGCCTACCGTTACACAGAATCGGCCAGCCTTAAAATCAATGTGCCGATGGAATGTATTGATTCTAAACTCGGCCGCGCCAGTTTCAGTTTTACTAATACCGATCGCTCGGCCCAAGATCTGTGGATCAAGATTGGCGGCGGTTGGGGTGATGCCGACATTTATTTCAATTCTAAAAGTTGGGCAAGCCCAGAACAAAACCAAGGCGCGGGGATCGGCAACGGTAACTATCAAGTCATTAAAGTGCAGTTAAACCCTGACGAATATTGGCATTACATTACCTTGTCGGGGGATTTTGGCGGCGTCGATATGCAAGTCAGCACCACTGAGTTGTTCGCTGATGTTGATCCCGATCTGAGAGATGGCGGCGTGGATCCTGAGCCACCAGCAAATTGCGGTGCAATAACCTTAGACTATGGCCAGCTCACACTGGGCAAAAACGAGTGTATCAGTGGTGGACGCAACAGCTTCTACTTCTGGGTTGAGGAAGATAATACTCAGTTCACCGTCACCACTAAGGGCGGCTCTGGGGATGCCAATCTCTACTTCAATGCCAGCGAGTGGGCCGACGCTGATAATGCCGATGCCAAGAGCACTCAAGTGGGTAATCAAGAGTCGCTAAGTTTTAGTGCCAATCGCGGCTGGCGTTATATCACAGTGGACACTGCCACTGAGTTTAGCGGTGTCACACTCACCCTCAATACAGGCGCGAGCAATACGCCTACGCCAGCTCTAATCGCTAATGCCTGCGCAACGCAATCGCCCTTGAGTCATGGTGAACTGAGTTCAGGCAAAGCCATCTGCACCACCGATGGCCGCAGCGATTACTATCTTTGGGTGCCAGAAGGTACGAGTCAGTTAAGTATCAACTCAGCCCACGGCAGTGGTGATGTTAGCCTGTTTTCGGGGACAACGTGGGCCAATGCTCAACACTTCGATGCAGCGTCTGTCACGCCCGCTAACACTCAAGAAAGTATCACAGTCGATGCACCAAGCCTGGGTTGGTATTACATCACAGTGCAGAGTGAACCCCAGAGTTCAGGAGTCGCACTGCAGGTTGATTTACGCTAG
- the galK gene encoding galactokinase: MSNPAQRATKLFVQTFGTKADDLYQAPGRVNLIGEYTDYNDGFVLPAAINFHTVIAVKRRDDTKFRAVADAFPGQIKEWTFGQENDMDPQDGWVNYLKGFTAAMAQTGLLAKGLDLAIVGDVPLAAGLSSSGALVVAFGTAISDTSQLHLSPMAVAQLAQRGEHRYVESACGIMDQMCSAMGEQDHALLIDCLDLDSEAIPIPENLSLIIIDAHIEKQRLAATNQQRRNECAQAAEYFGLDALRHLDLRRLESAKADLDEVLYRRAKHVVTENQRTQSAARALEQNNIQKFSRLMAESHASLRDDFEVTLPEFDTLVEIVSQVIGERGGIRMTDGCVVALVDHELTDAVVAAVEHEFFDKTAIDATVYLCSASAGAGRIDN, translated from the coding sequence ATGTCAAACCCTGCGCAGCGCGCCACAAAGTTATTTGTCCAAACCTTTGGCACTAAAGCCGACGATTTATATCAAGCCCCTGGGCGCGTCAATCTGATCGGTGAATACACGGATTACAACGACGGTTTTGTACTCCCGGCAGCCATTAATTTTCATACAGTTATTGCGGTAAAACGCCGTGACGACACTAAGTTTCGTGCCGTTGCCGATGCCTTTCCCGGACAAATTAAAGAGTGGACCTTCGGTCAAGAAAACGACATGGACCCGCAAGATGGCTGGGTGAATTACCTCAAAGGTTTTACTGCGGCTATGGCGCAAACGGGCTTATTAGCCAAGGGTTTAGACTTAGCCATTGTGGGCGATGTACCACTTGCAGCGGGGTTATCCTCATCGGGCGCCCTCGTTGTCGCCTTCGGCACTGCCATCAGTGATACCAGCCAATTGCATTTATCGCCAATGGCGGTAGCGCAACTGGCCCAACGTGGTGAGCACAGATATGTCGAATCGGCCTGTGGCATCATGGATCAAATGTGCAGCGCCATGGGTGAGCAAGACCACGCACTGCTGATTGACTGCTTAGATCTCGATAGCGAAGCCATTCCTATCCCAGAAAACCTAAGCCTTATCATCATAGATGCCCATATTGAGAAACAACGTTTAGCCGCCACCAATCAACAACGTCGCAACGAATGCGCCCAAGCTGCCGAATACTTTGGCTTAGATGCGCTGCGTCACCTCGATTTACGTCGATTAGAAAGCGCAAAAGCCGATTTAGATGAAGTGTTATATCGCAGAGCAAAACACGTCGTCACAGAAAATCAAAGAACCCAGAGTGCAGCCCGCGCTTTAGAACAAAATAACATTCAAAAATTCAGCCGCTTAATGGCGGAATCCCATGCTTCACTGCGGGATGATTTTGAAGTGACACTGCCCGAATTTGATACCTTAGTTGAGATTGTCAGCCAAGTGATTGGCGAGCGTGGCGGCATCCGCATGACCGACGGCTGCGTGGTGGCCTTAGTTGATCATGAACTGACCGATGCTGTCGTGGCCGCCGTTGAACATGAGTTTTTCGACAAAACCGCAATTGATGCCACTGTCTATTTATGTTCCGCCAGCGCTGGCGCGGGCCGCATAGACAATTAG
- a CDS encoding sel1 repeat family protein: MSLLQCFHRTPLYLACSAGLMFASPVMASFWESLFRSELPVDQVTAPADSQRFEFVGVLPANTQLELVGYYASSICTRKEIRFPSGDLANPYRAILEETSVLRQVISSGSEASEFSLPLALNGGGDCQWHLEDLMLDVTILPNHPLWQRAKTLQRDYLAKLQGTSVDAAQLASQTALPTQVSSHDDFYLSHELNIDPIYAGSEADNSLLATTPLSLAPVYYPVFIHYPEEDKPFEARLKSSLQRTYSLWASPYTQAVRRGEEAVMRVNFNPQIAEHYEVDVWYQPDTVEVKYPDGTQYAYANSEVKLYAYGKPESQIKTLAQSAKAEDKRLLARIYELGHALPKDEAKAQEYYREAAEAGDIEALHWMLDQAGYAGRIDEKTYWLGRAASFGDKEAKLELIHLPLSGIERGLVNTGEDKVRETQAWQQLNQLVDQGLPEASSLMAFYQLLPYSPYFDANAALENYRLSVKAKPELAHAAASDYYYLADNFAAGEEFWQIAAERDLYAAAEFANILLSETRRDAVNARYWLARVTTLGAKQGLQADILGNAYFQLATLLDKGEGGAVDAKTALTLYQQSLEIAERFSNDYEAKAKDRVQVLEEMRL, encoded by the coding sequence ATGAGTTTGTTACAGTGCTTTCACAGGACGCCCCTGTATTTGGCTTGTTCGGCTGGGCTGATGTTTGCCTCTCCGGTCATGGCCTCTTTTTGGGAGTCCTTGTTTCGCAGTGAGTTGCCAGTCGATCAAGTGACGGCGCCGGCGGACAGCCAGCGTTTCGAGTTTGTCGGTGTGTTGCCCGCCAATACGCAATTAGAACTCGTCGGTTATTACGCCTCATCGATTTGTACCCGCAAGGAAATCCGTTTTCCCAGTGGCGATCTTGCCAATCCCTATCGCGCCATACTCGAAGAAACCTCAGTGCTAAGACAAGTCATCAGTAGCGGCAGTGAAGCGAGTGAGTTTTCGCTGCCCTTAGCCTTAAATGGTGGCGGTGATTGCCAGTGGCATCTCGAGGATTTAATGCTCGATGTGACAATACTGCCGAATCATCCGTTGTGGCAGAGAGCTAAAACGCTGCAACGGGATTACCTCGCCAAGTTGCAGGGCACCTCGGTAGATGCGGCTCAGCTTGCCAGCCAAACGGCGTTGCCGACTCAAGTGTCATCCCACGATGATTTTTATTTAAGTCATGAGCTTAATATCGATCCTATTTATGCAGGCAGCGAGGCAGATAACTCACTGCTGGCGACCACGCCGTTATCGTTAGCCCCAGTTTACTATCCGGTTTTTATTCATTATCCAGAGGAAGACAAGCCCTTCGAGGCACGGCTGAAGAGTAGCCTGCAGCGCACTTATAGCCTGTGGGCCAGCCCGTATACTCAAGCGGTTCGGCGCGGTGAGGAGGCGGTAATGCGGGTGAACTTTAATCCACAGATTGCCGAGCATTACGAGGTCGATGTTTGGTATCAGCCCGATACGGTTGAAGTGAAGTATCCCGACGGCACACAATATGCTTATGCCAACAGTGAAGTAAAACTGTATGCCTATGGCAAACCTGAATCACAAATCAAGACCTTAGCTCAAAGTGCCAAGGCCGAAGATAAGCGTTTATTGGCGCGTATCTATGAGTTGGGCCACGCCTTACCTAAGGACGAGGCTAAGGCACAAGAGTATTACCGTGAAGCCGCAGAGGCGGGCGATATTGAAGCCTTGCACTGGATGCTGGATCAAGCCGGTTACGCGGGGCGAATTGATGAAAAAACCTATTGGCTCGGGCGCGCCGCGAGTTTTGGTGACAAAGAGGCAAAGCTTGAGTTAATCCATTTGCCTTTGTCTGGCATCGAACGTGGCCTCGTTAATACGGGTGAGGATAAGGTCAGAGAAACGCAAGCGTGGCAGCAGTTAAATCAATTAGTTGACCAAGGATTGCCAGAGGCAAGCAGCCTTATGGCTTTCTATCAACTGTTACCTTATTCGCCGTATTTTGATGCTAACGCCGCGCTGGAAAATTATCGTCTGAGTGTGAAGGCTAAGCCTGAACTGGCCCATGCGGCGGCCAGCGATTATTACTATTTGGCAGATAATTTTGCTGCGGGTGAGGAATTTTGGCAGATTGCCGCCGAGCGGGATCTTTATGCCGCAGCCGAATTTGCCAATATCTTGTTATCGGAAACCCGTCGGGATGCGGTTAACGCGCGCTACTGGTTAGCAAGAGTGACGACGCTGGGTGCCAAGCAAGGTTTGCAGGCGGATATTTTAGGCAATGCATACTTCCAACTCGCAACCTTATTAGATAAAGGCGAGGGCGGCGCGGTCGATGCGAAAACAGCGTTAACGCTTTATCAGCAGAGCCTTGAAATTGCAGAGCGATTTTCAAATGACTATGAAGCAAAGGCCAAGGACAGAGTGCAAGTGCTTGAAGAGATGCGCTTATAA
- a CDS encoding cation:proton antiporter family protein, translating into MEPGILIITLICGMLVSRIGLPPLIGYLVAGFVLFVLGIDKESLPLLQELASLGVTLLLFAIGLKLDIRSLFKAEVWAGSSVHLVLSIVVFVPILKLFGLLGLSQLTSLNLEQLTLIAFALSFSSTVFAVKVLEDKGDVQSLYGRVAIGILIMQDIFAVLFLTISKGDVPSVWAFALLLLPLAKPLIYKAFDRVGHGELLVLFGLVMALVVGAWLFESVGLKPDLGALIIGILLAGHKKSSELAKSLFYFKELFLVAFFLTIGLNGLPTVSDIVLAALLVLLVPLKILLFVYILTRFKLRSRTSMLGSFNLGNFSEFGLIVAAVATYKGWLPPEWLVIIAVALSFSFLLAAPLNATVGNIYQRFQQRLIKLEKRPLHPEDRPIAIGNPRFLILGMGRIGSGAYDELREQFDGEILGIEHKQDLVDLHKAKGRNVVQGDAADTDFWEKLDRAPNLELVLLAMPHHAGNMFAVEQLKKLNYQGKISAIVQYSDDAAALRESGVHSVYNLYEAAGAGFVDHVIYELLQDSEKNAAQAEETAQVADPKINAESNS; encoded by the coding sequence ATGGAACCCGGTATCCTCATTATCACACTCATCTGCGGCATGCTCGTCAGCCGTATAGGACTGCCACCGCTCATCGGCTACTTAGTGGCGGGCTTTGTACTATTCGTCCTCGGGATAGATAAAGAAAGCCTGCCATTGCTGCAAGAACTCGCCAGCCTAGGCGTGACTTTGCTGCTGTTTGCTATTGGTTTAAAACTCGATATTCGCAGCCTGTTCAAGGCCGAAGTGTGGGCGGGTTCGAGTGTGCACTTAGTTCTCTCAATCGTGGTTTTTGTGCCGATTCTGAAACTCTTCGGCTTACTGGGTTTAAGCCAACTCACGAGCCTTAACCTTGAGCAACTGACGTTAATCGCCTTCGCGTTAAGCTTCTCCAGTACCGTATTTGCGGTCAAAGTGTTAGAAGATAAGGGCGATGTCCAATCCCTCTACGGCCGGGTCGCCATTGGTATCTTGATTATGCAGGATATCTTCGCCGTACTGTTTTTAACAATTTCTAAGGGCGATGTACCTTCGGTATGGGCCTTCGCATTACTCTTACTGCCACTGGCTAAGCCGCTCATTTATAAAGCCTTCGACCGTGTCGGCCACGGTGAACTGTTAGTCCTGTTTGGTCTAGTGATGGCACTTGTGGTTGGCGCTTGGTTATTTGAATCTGTTGGCCTGAAACCCGATCTCGGCGCACTGATCATAGGGATCTTGTTGGCGGGCCACAAAAAGTCCTCAGAGCTGGCAAAATCCCTATTCTATTTTAAAGAACTCTTCCTCGTGGCCTTCTTCTTAACGATTGGTCTCAACGGTTTACCTACAGTATCGGATATCGTTCTCGCAGCACTGTTAGTGCTGCTAGTACCACTTAAAATCCTGCTGTTTGTTTACATTCTTACCCGCTTTAAGCTGCGTTCACGTACCTCTATGTTGGGCTCGTTCAACCTAGGTAACTTCAGTGAATTCGGTTTGATTGTCGCCGCCGTCGCCACCTATAAAGGCTGGTTACCTCCCGAGTGGCTAGTGATCATCGCCGTAGCATTAAGCTTTAGTTTTTTACTCGCCGCGCCGCTTAACGCTACCGTAGGTAACATCTATCAACGATTCCAGCAGCGTTTAATCAAGCTTGAAAAACGCCCATTGCATCCAGAAGACAGACCGATAGCCATTGGCAACCCACGCTTCTTAATCTTAGGTATGGGCCGCATTGGTAGCGGCGCCTACGATGAACTCAGGGAACAATTTGACGGCGAAATCCTCGGCATTGAGCACAAGCAAGACTTAGTCGATTTACATAAAGCCAAGGGCCGCAACGTAGTGCAAGGTGACGCCGCGGATACCGACTTTTGGGAGAAACTCGACAGAGCACCTAATCTTGAATTAGTGCTGCTGGCCATGCCGCACCACGCGGGAAATATGTTTGCGGTTGAGCAACTTAAGAAACTGAATTACCAAGGCAAGATCAGTGCGATTGTGCAGTACAGTGACGATGCTGCAGCACTTCGCGAATCGGGCGTACACAGTGTTTACAACCTGTACGAAGCTGCGGGTGCCGGTTTTGTGGATCATGTGATTTACGAGCTGTTGCAAGACTCAGAAAAAAACGCCGCGCAAGCGGAAGAAACAGCGCAAGTGGCTGATCCTAAAATTAATGCAGAGTCCAATAGTTAA
- a CDS encoding aldose epimerase family protein gives MVRFSVLDPWTDPRGGEIERVRIDNGILALEVISLGGIIRALWTPDKHGERANIVLGCDSAEDYLTQSAHLGAIAGRFANRIANGKMHYQGQDYQLDVNQATNCLHGGREGFNRKNWHLGQLPDGVRLTLMSPDGDMGFPGNCTVQLDYRLAGNNLYVEILASVDKACPVSLTQHSYFNLDGSETNHEHLMQIDAKRYLTMNDVSVPTGIAETTGSIFDLSQPIRLGDKLHAAELASTRGYDHCYMMNDPDGSLARFGCLSSPVSGRAMTVYTNQPSVQLYCANFLDGTVGRNQQVLNQHHGVCLEPQMLPDSPNQGERFGDDVWLVPGKVYHHISRYQFDADA, from the coding sequence ATGGTACGTTTCAGTGTTTTGGATCCTTGGACCGATCCCCGCGGCGGCGAAATCGAACGGGTGAGGATCGACAATGGCATACTCGCATTAGAAGTCATCAGCTTAGGCGGAATTATCCGCGCTCTGTGGACCCCAGATAAACACGGCGAACGTGCCAATATCGTCCTTGGTTGCGACAGCGCCGAAGACTACCTGACGCAATCGGCTCACTTAGGCGCCATTGCTGGCCGCTTTGCGAATCGTATCGCTAACGGCAAAATGCACTATCAAGGCCAAGATTATCAACTTGATGTCAACCAAGCGACTAACTGTTTGCACGGCGGCCGTGAAGGGTTTAACCGTAAAAACTGGCACTTAGGCCAACTGCCCGATGGTGTGCGCTTGACCTTAATGAGTCCAGACGGCGACATGGGTTTCCCCGGTAATTGCACGGTTCAGCTGGATTATCGCCTCGCAGGCAATAATCTCTATGTGGAGATCTTAGCCTCGGTGGATAAAGCCTGTCCCGTGAGCTTAACCCAGCACAGTTATTTCAACCTCGATGGTTCAGAGACCAATCACGAACATTTGATGCAAATCGATGCCAAGCGTTATCTCACCATGAATGATGTCAGTGTTCCCACTGGGATTGCCGAGACTACAGGATCAATTTTCGACTTGAGTCAGCCGATACGCTTAGGCGACAAACTGCATGCCGCAGAATTGGCGAGCACGCGCGGTTATGATCACTGTTATATGATGAATGACCCCGACGGTTCACTCGCCCGCTTCGGCTGTTTAAGCAGTCCAGTAAGTGGCCGCGCTATGACGGTTTATACCAATCAACCGAGCGTGCAGCTCTACTGCGCTAACTTTTTAGATGGCACTGTGGGCCGCAATCAACAGGTATTAAATCAACATCATGGCGTGTGTTTAGAACCGCAGATGCTGCCAGACTCACCGAATCAAGGCGAGCGCTTTGGTGATGATGTTTGGTTAGTGCCAGGCAAGGTTTATCACCACATCAGCCGATATCAGTTCGATGCCGATGCGTAA